Proteins encoded by one window of Vitis vinifera cultivar Pinot Noir 40024 chromosome 10, ASM3070453v1:
- the LOC100256265 gene encoding nicotinamidase 2: MAMASCCGSYKEYDIRKRNPNPKNSVLLVIDMQNYFSSIAKPIIPAITTTIALCRRASIPVIFTRHSHKSPADHAMLGEWWGGDLILDGTTEAELMSEIGRMPTDKVVEKTTYSAFRGTRLEEYLAERGVEEVIVSGVMTNLCCETTAREAFVRGFRVFFSTDATATATAEMHEATLMNMAYGFAYLVDCDRLDTGLFGN; the protein is encoded by the coding sequence ATGGCTATGGCGTCCTGCTGTGGTTCATACAAGGAATACGACATCAGAAAACGGAACCCAAACCCTAAAAATTCGGTTCTCTTAGTAATCGATATGCAGAATTACTTCTCCTCCATAGCCAAACCCATAATCCCCGCCATCACCACCACTATCGCCCTCTGCCGACGAGCCTCCATTCCAGTAATCTTCACGCGCCACTCCCACAAGTCCCCCGCCGACCACGCCATGCTCGGCGAGTGGTGGGGGGGCGACCTCATTCTGGACGGGACGACAGAGGCCGAGCTGATGTCGGAGATCGGGCGGATGCCCACCGACAAGGTGGTGGAGAAGACCACATACAGCGCGTTCAGGGGCACGCGCCTTGAGGAGTACTTGGCGGAGAGGGGCGTGGAGGAGGTCATCGTGTCGGGGGTGATGACGAACCTGTGCTGCGAGACGACGGCGCGTGAAGCGTTTGTGAGGGGCTTTAGGGTGTTCTTCTCCACGGACGCCACGGCGACGGCGACGGCGGAGATGCATGAGGCGACGCTGATGAATATGGCTTATGGATTTGCGTATCTGGTGGACTGTGATCGCCTGGACACGGGCCTGTTTGGGAATTAg